Below is a window of Sulfurisphaera ohwakuensis DNA.
AAGGTCCATCAAAAATTTATTTATTCTTGTGAGAATAAAGGCTAAGATTAACGACGTGGAAGATTGGTTTATTGTAGATACTGGATTTAGTGGCGACATAATGGTTAATTATGAAATATTCGAGAAAATACCTTTTCCTACATTTGATGCAGGTTTAGTATGCATAACTGAGAATGAATGTTATATAGCTTTCGGAAAGATCTCTACATTTAGAATACTGGGTAATGAAATTAATACTGTAGTATTATGGATCCCTCAATTAGATGAAAATTTGATTGGTGAAGGGGCGTTAATAAAACTAGGTTTAGTTATAAACTACAAGGACTTTACGGTTCTTGATCCTTAATTCTCGTAATAGAAAGAGTTATTGGTCTATGTTATGATTGATAATGTTAATTTCAGAAACGAGATTCTTTCTAATGTTTATACTTAGTTATGTTTAAAGGAAAATGATATTTCTAAGATTATTTGATAAGTTAGAGAGATTTAGCTCTTTTAAGTCTTAGTAAGTATGATTAAAGCTCTGTAAATGAAAAAGAGTGTGGAGATAGTGTCGTCATTAGGGTATAAATTCTGAGATTAGTCTTCTCTCCCATAAGACTATTGCTATGGAGTGCTTTATCATACTTATACTCCTATTTACTGCCTTTGTTGCCCTCTTGAAGCGTACAAGCCTATCCCTTAGTGAGGAATGTAGCCCCTCGTTGGGGTTAACCGGTGAGACAATCGTGTGATCCTTTAACCAAAAGTTGTAATCATCACTCACCCACCATCTGGCAAGTACATTTTAATCTCACTGAAAGTATTCTCATCCCTATCACCAACAGAGTAAACTAGTAGAATCCAAGACTTGTGTAAACGTAACAAGTAAACTTGTAGAAAGCCCTAGTGTTCCTGCACAAGTAGGCCCACATCTCACCAACAACCTTAGTAACAACCTTACCCTTAACAAACTCTTTAGCCTTATTCCACTAACTTCTCACACTTCCGCCTACTTAACACAAATAAACACAGTACCCAAAGGTACGTTAAGAACCCTAGAAATAGCCCTCATACTCATACCATTAGCATACATTCTTAAAGCCTCCTCCTTAACCCTCTTATGATAATGATGCCTAGAAGCATCACCCAAAAAACGCTTACCACAATCCCTACACAAAAACTTCTGCCTACCCAACCACACTTAACAACATGATGACTACCGCAAGAAGGACAAGTTAAGTCTTGCCTAAATACAGGCTTCCTACCCATAAGTAATACTCGTAATACAAGAATTTATACCCTAATGACGACACTATCTATTTGTTTATTGAATTATATTAATTTAGTAGGTAAAATTACAATTCGCAATGAAAATCTTAGTTATCCACTCTTGCATAACCTAAATTAGAATTTTCTATTTGCATGGAATAAATCAAAATCTGTATCATTAGAATAAATTACGTCTATTCCAAGTCTTTTCATCTGAGAGAATATTATTGCATCATCCCAAAGTTTATAACCTAATTTCAATTCTTGGAGAAGTTTTATTCCGTTAATAACGTCCTCCCATGTTGTTTCAGAGATATATATTCCAGACTGCTGAAGATAATTAATAAAGATTGGAATCACATCAACTTTTTTCTTCCTTTCTAAATGTGCTAATACTTGGGAAATTATTAGAGTTGAAGAATAAGCTATATCCTCTTCTGCAGTTTTTAATATCTCTTTTGCTCTTTCACCATAAGAAGGATCAGAAAAAAGTACATAAATAAAGATATTAGAATCAATCATCACTTTCAAATCCTAATGCCTCCTCAATTTCCTCGATTTTAACATATTCTTTTCCTGCTATTCCGTAAATATTATCCACGCTTATTCTTTTCACGTTAATTACTATTTTTCCATCTTTCTCTAAAGCAACCTCTACTTTACTTCCCTCTTTTAAGTTTAGTTTATCTCTGATCTCTTTTGGTATTACAATCCTTCCCCTTTCATCAACAGTAACTATATATCCCATAAAATAATTTTATACTCCCACTTTAAAAATTTTCATGTAACTAGAATATAATTTCAATAAAATAATGTAGTAGGATCGCTAGTTGTATTGTTCATTTTGGTGAAAGATAAGTTTTACCACGGTCACACTGTAAGTTCAGTATAACAACATTGTATTATAATTCTATATTAATATTCCTTTATTATGAGCTTTAATCTTAGTAAGAGTTAATTCATAAAAATTTTTTCATTACCTTGAAAACCTTACACCAAATACTAATTCAGAAATTTTATTTAAAATATTGATAGATTGTGAAATGATACAATTAATAACATCTACTGCAACATAGAATTTTCCAAAATCATTTACGCATTCATAAACTTCTATTTCTTCATATTTACCCTTTTTATTACAAGAATTGAAACTAATCATATATGAAACTTTACTCTCTTCATCAGTAAAGATAGCACAATTTTGCTTCCATTCATAAATAATAGGTGTACTTTCATTTAACTCATTTTGTGAAATTAATTTTAAAGATGTATTATCTTTTTTAGCTAGAATTTCACCGTTATTAAATATATTATCCATACTTATCTTTAGAAAAATGAAATCCATACTTTTTCTTATCCTTAGTGGTTTTCTTAACCCTAACTCATAAAGCATAAGTAATCCTAGGACTTTATTATCAGTAATGTACGTAATTTTCTTATCTTTAGCAACTCCATAAAACTTATCAATAGTTACTAAGGAGTATTCCCCACTTTCATAAATTACGTCTAATAAGACTGAATCTAGTGGTAAAACTGTAATATACACAAGTTTTAATCTCTTTACAAAAGCTTAAATATTCACTCATAAGATTAAATTATATCAATAGTTTTTTAAACTAAGTAAGTTACATTATCTATTAAATCAGTTTAATATAGCCTTTATAAGGAAATGAAGGAATTTACGCATATGTCTAAGGAAGAGGAGAGTAAGGCATCGGAAATTATAGCTAGATTAGATAGACTTCCAACGTGGGCTTTCAACTATATCCTTCTAGGCATAATAGGTATAGGAGAATTGTTCACATTTTTTGACATATTTAACATAAACGTTAGTTTCGTTCAAACAGCTGTAACATTATTCCATGTATCTCCAGCTCAAGCGGCTCCGCTATTAGGACCAGTAGTTTTGGGCAACTTAGCTGGTTATGTTGTAGGATCCCTTCTTCTTTCGCCAATTGCTGATAGAATTGGCAGAAGAGATATGCTAATGATAACAATGCTGATCATGGGATTAAGTTCGCTTTATAACGCTTTCGCGCCAAATTATATTAACTTCTTGATCGCTAGGACGTTAACTGGAATCGGTGTTGGGGCTGATTTAGCTATAGTGAATACTTACGTTAGTGAGGTTGCTCCATTAGCCTATAGGAGTAAGTACGTTTCAGCAATTTTCATATTCTCAACTATTGGAGGTTTTCTGGCAATTTGGTTAGGTTTGCTCTTTACTACACCTCCAGCACCATTTCCTCAAGGATTACCTATTGCGTTGGGAGGTTCCGGATTTTTCGCAGTTAATGGTTGGAGAGTAATGTATATTATTGGTGCAGCTCTAGCGTTAGTAGGACTAGCACTAAGATTTAGATTACCAGAATCTCCTAGATGGTTAGTAAGTAAAGGAAGAATTTCTGAAGCTGAAATGATAGTCAACCTAATGGAAGAGAAAGTAACTTCTAAAGGATATAAATTACCCTCATTACCGTCTTTTATACCAGTGTACAAAATTTCAAAAACAGTACCGTATTCAGAAATATTAACAAACTCATCATATTTAAAGAGATTTGTGTTACTTGTAGTAGTATGGTTCTTAGCTTATACTACAGTTTATAGTATTGCTGCTGGTTTAACTTCACTTTTAACAGCTCAAGGATATTCCCCCTCCGAAGCCGGAATGGTATCTGCGATTGGAATTATAGGGTTTGTTTTAGCCGCTGTGATTGCAACACTTCTAGGAGAAAGATTAGAAAGGAAATGGTGGATAGGAATAGGTGCTTTAGTTACAGTAATTGGAGGGATGATGATAGCATTAACACCAAATCCAATAATTGATGGATTAGGTGCTATTATACTATTCATAGGATTTAACGTTTGGGTACCAGTAGCCTATACATGGACTGCTGAGAGTTTTCCAACAAGGGCTAGAACTTCTGGATTTGCATTGTGTGATGGTATTGGCCATTTAGGAGGAGGTTTAGGGGTAGTATATATTACTTCTGTTGCAGTATCATTACATTCAACAGTAGAACTGTTTGGCTTAATTGCATTATTCCTAGTAATTTCAGCAATAATTGCAATGGTAGCTGGACATTATACTTTAGGAAAAAGATTAGATGAAATCTCTCCTTAACTTATTAAGAAGAAGTTATTTTTTCAGCAACTATCTTTTTTAACAGTTTTGTAGTTGTTACTCTAAAGTATAAAGTATAGTGATAACCGGCATAAACTTCTTCAAGCTTTAATAAGTTTACCTCATCATTTATATAACCACCAAGCTCAACTTTAGCCTCACCTTTCCATATTTCACCGTAGTTCCTAACATCTCTAACCCTACTAACGACCTCATATAAGTCCTCTTCTTCATCACCTCTGGTAGCGAATCTCCTTATATTTAAGAATGGTCCAAATTTTGAAACTGGCACTGAATCGGCTCTTTCTTGTAATTCAACTTGTAATCTTAGAAGAACTCCACCACCTCTAACTACATAACCGCCCATTTTTAGTCCTTTTTCTGGTTTATTATACATTGGAAGTAAGGGGTGAAGTTTTGTCATTACTATTTTAGCAATCTTCTTAGGGTAACCATCTAGCCATCCTCTCACTAAGGCCCAATCTTTATCAACCCACATAAATGGGAAGTATAAGTAGTTTTTACCTTCAAAAGTAACCTTTAATCCTATAGCTCCTTCCATATATTGAACCAGTTCTGGGTCCTCATACATAAAGTTCCAGGTATGATCTGAAGTTGAGATAAACTCGGCAATATATATCCAACCTTCACCGTCTGTAGATAAAAAGTTTGGTAGTAGTTGATTTGCTGAATCCTTATCGAATTTCACATGGGCTGAAATATACGTTACTCCATAGTGCCATGGTGGTGGAAAAACTATCTGTGATCTACCGCTTTTTGTAATAGGTAGGGAAAAGTCGTTTTGCATAGGTAGTAGTTAAACAGATGTTTAATAAATTATCTCTCAAACAAGTTTGAAGTTAAGCTTGGTATAAATTTCTATAGAATTACACGAAAATTTTGTTATTGTGGTAAGAAATCTTTCATAGATCACATATCTTTTAAGTTATCCTAAACAAGCATTTTTACTTTGTTATTTGAATATTGTAGTGATAAGTATCATATAAGGATCTTTACAGGAAAAGTTTTTACTTACTTATTATTCTATTTTCTTGATATATTTGGTATAATATCTGTTTCTCTTATAATTTATCTTCATATTTATAATTATTCTATATCTTCTCATTTGTTAATACTAAATATTCTTTATGACTAGTATTAAAACTATTTCTCGATTTCGTTTTATCTAAAATTTCACGCTTTCTCAAGTCTCTTGAAAACCTTTAACTTAACTATCATATCTTTTCGTCTAACTTAATGCTATCTAGTTGCATAACCCGATAAAATTCTATAAAATTATTTTAAAACTATAATAAATTCTCATAACTAAACTCTTGTTTCATATAAAAATAAAGATACTTAAGGTTTTTAATAAAAGCAATAATCTTCGAAAAGTATAAAAAGAAATACTTTTTACTTAAATCTATGGAGTTTATATTTTCTACGAATCATGAAATTAATGTAGTATTTTTAATTATTGCAGATCCAAATTTTACCTTATACAAAATAGTAGATGCAGATGTAGTAAAGGTAAATGGTAATGTTTATGAAGCCTCTTTTACATTAGGTCTTATGGTTTTAATGATACATGGAGTAGTTTATTCAAGAAATGATAAGGTCTCGTACAAATTTAATACAATTGGGGTAAGCGGGGGAGAAGGTGGATTTTTAGAGTTTACTCATGTAAAAGATGGGGAAATTAGAATTTCATTTGATTATGAAGGTAGATTAAGTTCTTTTATTAAATTTATGCTAGGACGAAGAATAGCAAAAAATATAAAGAAATTAAATGAAGAAATTAGATTAGAAAGAATAAAGCGTAAGATATAATTTTTAAATATATTTATGTCTATATAATTTAATATAATTGAGAATTAAATTTAGCGAGTTACGATTCATCCTCGATAAATTAAGTTTAAACATGTTAATCAGAAGATTTAACGTATGTCGAACTTTTTAGTTAATTTAATAGTATATTGGTAAATACTTTATACTCTATGTAGAGAGAATATTCAATACTTTCGTCGAGGATTGATTTTAATTCGTTAATGTGTAATAAAATAACTATATTTACATAGAGTAATATTAGAAGAGGGCAATACGTGTAATAAATGTATTAGGGGTTCGGACTTCATAGGATTTTATAATATTTCATAGTTAATTCTCAGCCCTTGGGCACTACCAGAGTCATTAGACGTTGTCCAATTTGGTAAAAATGGAAAATGATGAGTAATATTGATAAGTTATTGGGATGAGATGATATTACGACGATAAAGATATTTATCACTTAGAAAGCTCTCTTCCGTTATAGATAAAGAATTTTATTGGGATGTTTATAGACTAATTTGAATTATTCCTC
It encodes the following:
- a CDS encoding clan AA aspartic protease, with amino-acid sequence MRIKAKINDVEDWFIVDTGFSGDIMVNYEIFEKIPFPTFDAGLVCITENECYIAFGKISTFRILGNEINTVVLWIPQLDENLIGEGALIKLGLVINYKDFTVLDP
- a CDS encoding type II toxin-antitoxin system VapC family toxin, whose translation is MIDSNIFIYVLFSDPSYGERAKEILKTAEEDIAYSSTLIISQVLAHLERKKKVDVIPIFINYLQQSGIYISETTWEDVINGIKLLQELKLGYKLWDDAIIFSQMKRLGIDVIYSNDTDFDLFHANRKF
- a CDS encoding acetoacetate decarboxylase family protein, which gives rise to MQNDFSLPITKSGRSQIVFPPPWHYGVTYISAHVKFDKDSANQLLPNFLSTDGEGWIYIAEFISTSDHTWNFMYEDPELVQYMEGAIGLKVTFEGKNYLYFPFMWVDKDWALVRGWLDGYPKKIAKIVMTKLHPLLPMYNKPEKGLKMGGYVVRGGGVLLRLQVELQERADSVPVSKFGPFLNIRRFATRGDEEEDLYEVVSRVRDVRNYGEIWKGEAKVELGGYINDEVNLLKLEEVYAGYHYTLYFRVTTTKLLKKIVAEKITSS
- a CDS encoding STK_08120 family protein codes for the protein MEFIFSTNHEINVVFLIIADPNFTLYKIVDADVVKVNGNVYEASFTLGLMVLMIHGVVYSRNDKVSYKFNTIGVSGGEGGFLEFTHVKDGEIRISFDYEGRLSSFIKFMLGRRIAKNIKKLNEEIRLERIKRKI
- a CDS encoding AbrB/MazE/SpoVT family DNA-binding domain-containing protein; the protein is MGYIVTVDERGRIVIPKEIRDKLNLKEGSKVEVALEKDGKIVINVKRISVDNIYGIAGKEYVKIEEIEEALGFESDD
- a CDS encoding MFS transporter, with the translated sequence MSKEEESKASEIIARLDRLPTWAFNYILLGIIGIGELFTFFDIFNINVSFVQTAVTLFHVSPAQAAPLLGPVVLGNLAGYVVGSLLLSPIADRIGRRDMLMITMLIMGLSSLYNAFAPNYINFLIARTLTGIGVGADLAIVNTYVSEVAPLAYRSKYVSAIFIFSTIGGFLAIWLGLLFTTPPAPFPQGLPIALGGSGFFAVNGWRVMYIIGAALALVGLALRFRLPESPRWLVSKGRISEAEMIVNLMEEKVTSKGYKLPSLPSFIPVYKISKTVPYSEILTNSSYLKRFVLLVVVWFLAYTTVYSIAAGLTSLLTAQGYSPSEAGMVSAIGIIGFVLAAVIATLLGERLERKWWIGIGALVTVIGGMMIALTPNPIIDGLGAIILFIGFNVWVPVAYTWTAESFPTRARTSGFALCDGIGHLGGGLGVVYITSVAVSLHSTVELFGLIALFLVISAIIAMVAGHYTLGKRLDEISP